Proteins encoded together in one Thermoplasmatales archaeon BRNA1 window:
- a CDS encoding Cobalamin biosynthesis protein CobN-related Mg-chelatase: MTYLSVYSADSKQMQETCDMIEKDLGVRIELHGFMKEDCESDPFAYEDLCRCTKNCDFVHLRCMGDPWKFQKFDRYTEVLRSTSAFVCVASGAPEVDIMTKDLCSGTEEDFMNAVKFLAFKCPDNDYRFLWWAAKRLGFVDSDPPEPVSCPPYEIYHTPKDGDGITAGILFVNSQKFYGNMDYIDAIIEHLESMDIRVLAVGGSFDCMRAVGGTREILEKNFTSGGKPLIDVLISLTGYANTNCTDGFAPNTDGESSYRALLDVPIVFGLSVHGNYHDFEDEKVGLGKKDFQSNVIYPELDGNVIAVPVSYTAKDEPKKSIPIPERIDHLCRLTKAWGSLRRKPASERKVAIMMWQSRPNSGVIGAAAGLDTIESVSDLLRRMDSLGYRIENVPECGKDLIDEVLENITNDLDNQSMATVLERSADLVTVPDYRRRYDNIPAWDREMTEHSWGEPPGEIMSHKDRIVIPGLVKGNVFVCYQPMRGWAEQMDQNTHDPLLFTQHQYNAYYWWIKNVFKADMIFHMGTHGTLEWLPGVNVGLSQKCNPDYVLDAVPNIYPYTVNDPGEGMQAKRRSESVLIGHMPPTMARADSFGKMQEIGVLLQDYFKYRGDASQSAKGVMVSQIYEAAKENNLFKDLGIEEDPGAEGFEEYLIPLHEYIMGLEEALVRADLHIIGRPPAEHHFDDMVYSLTRLDNGDIRSLRDAYADYRSVDIQNAIANPTEVGPTGELNSDAVTRIDAEERELISLLRTEFDYDPGKAVKHLEGKYGKVPDDLCTSIEFTCNRVVPNIRLMTYEAEHMMDALDGRFVIPGPSGSPVRGNADILPMGRNFYSLDPDCVPTHTAWEIGRGMADQMIERYVADRGTYPREIGVVIWATDMMTTGGDDAAYVLWLLGVRPVWSKVGGQVVDLEIVPAKELGRPRVDVTLNITGLFRDTFPGTIDLIDDAIKMVANLDESEEENALAANLRRDIVESIAEGLTPDEARIRNSVRIFGEALGTYGNGVGNLIESGKWDETKDLADVYADLSSYGYSKGSFGVPMKKEFVKRFSRVTATIKNAPSREFDILDIDDVWQYLGGMNAFVRAYGQKDFVSYMGDNSDPKKTKIRGTQEELRFLFRSKVTNPKFNNGLMEHGYRGASEMAKITEYTMAWGATSGIAEDWMYDTLVDTYLKDEKVLEWMDDVNPYAVMNILNTLHEAIDRGLWNASDEYREFLKDLFIKTEERIEEFTDR; this comes from the coding sequence ATGACCTACCTCTCGGTCTACTCGGCCGATTCCAAGCAGATGCAGGAGACCTGCGACATGATAGAGAAGGACCTGGGCGTCCGCATCGAACTCCACGGGTTCATGAAGGAGGACTGTGAGTCAGACCCCTTCGCGTACGAGGACCTCTGCAGATGCACGAAGAACTGCGATTTCGTGCACCTGAGATGCATGGGGGATCCGTGGAAGTTCCAGAAGTTCGACCGCTACACAGAGGTGCTCAGGAGCACCTCCGCCTTCGTCTGCGTGGCATCCGGGGCTCCAGAGGTCGACATCATGACCAAGGACCTGTGTTCGGGGACCGAAGAGGACTTCATGAATGCGGTGAAGTTCCTGGCGTTCAAATGTCCAGACAACGACTACCGTTTCCTCTGGTGGGCGGCCAAACGTCTGGGTTTCGTGGATTCCGATCCTCCCGAGCCCGTATCCTGCCCTCCGTACGAGATCTACCACACCCCCAAGGACGGCGATGGCATAACCGCCGGGATCCTCTTCGTCAACTCCCAGAAGTTCTACGGAAACATGGACTACATCGATGCGATAATTGAGCACCTGGAGTCCATGGACATAAGGGTCTTGGCCGTGGGAGGGTCGTTCGACTGCATGAGGGCGGTCGGAGGGACCAGGGAGATCCTGGAGAAGAACTTCACTTCAGGCGGGAAACCCCTGATCGACGTCCTGATATCCCTCACGGGATACGCCAACACCAACTGCACGGACGGGTTCGCCCCCAACACCGACGGGGAGAGCAGCTACCGTGCACTTCTGGATGTCCCGATAGTCTTCGGGCTGTCGGTCCACGGAAACTACCACGATTTCGAGGACGAGAAGGTCGGCCTCGGGAAGAAGGACTTCCAATCGAACGTGATCTATCCGGAACTGGACGGCAACGTCATAGCGGTGCCCGTATCGTATACCGCCAAGGACGAGCCCAAGAAGTCCATACCCATCCCCGAGAGGATCGACCATCTCTGCCGCCTGACGAAGGCATGGGGCAGCCTGAGGAGGAAGCCCGCATCGGAGAGGAAGGTCGCCATAATGATGTGGCAGTCCCGCCCCAACTCCGGGGTGATCGGCGCCGCGGCCGGGCTCGATACCATCGAGAGCGTCTCCGACCTGCTCAGGAGGATGGATTCACTCGGATACAGGATAGAGAATGTGCCAGAGTGCGGAAAGGACCTCATCGACGAGGTCCTCGAAAACATAACAAACGACCTCGACAACCAGTCTATGGCGACCGTCCTCGAGAGGTCTGCCGACCTAGTCACCGTCCCCGATTACCGCAGGAGGTACGACAATATCCCCGCATGGGATAGGGAGATGACCGAGCACAGCTGGGGAGAGCCTCCCGGGGAGATAATGTCTCACAAGGACCGCATCGTCATTCCAGGCCTGGTAAAGGGCAACGTCTTCGTCTGTTACCAGCCAATGAGGGGATGGGCGGAGCAGATGGACCAGAACACCCACGATCCCTTGCTGTTCACACAGCACCAGTATAACGCCTATTACTGGTGGATCAAGAACGTCTTCAAGGCGGACATGATTTTCCACATGGGCACCCACGGCACCCTGGAATGGCTCCCCGGCGTCAACGTCGGCCTCTCCCAGAAATGCAACCCCGACTACGTCCTCGATGCCGTCCCTAACATCTATCCTTACACGGTCAACGATCCCGGGGAGGGGATGCAGGCCAAGCGCAGGTCGGAATCGGTCCTCATCGGCCACATGCCGCCGACCATGGCGAGGGCGGATTCTTTCGGGAAGATGCAGGAGATCGGCGTCCTGCTGCAGGATTATTTCAAGTACAGAGGGGACGCCTCCCAGTCCGCCAAGGGGGTCATGGTTTCGCAGATATACGAGGCGGCGAAGGAGAATAACCTGTTCAAGGACCTGGGGATCGAGGAGGATCCCGGGGCGGAGGGCTTCGAGGAGTACCTGATTCCCCTGCACGAGTACATCATGGGACTGGAGGAGGCACTAGTAAGGGCGGACCTCCACATAATCGGGAGGCCTCCGGCGGAGCACCATTTCGACGATATGGTCTATTCCCTCACAAGGCTCGACAACGGAGACATCCGCTCCCTCCGCGACGCATACGCGGACTACCGCAGCGTGGACATCCAGAACGCCATCGCCAATCCTACGGAGGTGGGCCCGACAGGCGAGCTGAACTCCGACGCCGTCACCCGCATCGACGCGGAGGAGAGGGAGCTGATCTCCCTTCTCAGGACGGAGTTCGACTACGATCCGGGGAAGGCCGTGAAGCATCTGGAGGGGAAGTACGGGAAGGTCCCCGATGATCTCTGCACATCCATCGAGTTCACGTGCAACAGGGTGGTCCCGAACATCAGGCTCATGACCTACGAGGCGGAGCATATGATGGATGCCCTGGACGGGAGGTTCGTCATCCCCGGTCCCTCGGGCTCCCCGGTCCGCGGAAACGCCGACATCCTTCCCATGGGCAGGAACTTCTATTCGCTGGACCCCGACTGCGTCCCCACACACACCGCGTGGGAGATCGGCAGGGGGATGGCCGACCAGATGATCGAGAGATACGTCGCGGACAGGGGAACCTACCCGAGGGAGATCGGGGTCGTCATCTGGGCGACGGATATGATGACCACCGGAGGGGACGATGCGGCTTACGTCCTGTGGCTCCTGGGAGTGAGGCCCGTTTGGTCGAAAGTGGGCGGCCAGGTGGTCGATCTGGAAATAGTGCCAGCAAAGGAATTGGGGCGCCCCCGCGTGGACGTGACCCTTAACATCACGGGACTGTTCCGCGACACCTTCCCGGGCACCATCGACCTCATCGACGACGCAATCAAGATGGTGGCTAACCTCGACGAGTCCGAGGAGGAGAACGCACTCGCGGCCAATCTCCGCAGGGATATCGTGGAGAGCATCGCCGAAGGGCTGACACCAGACGAGGCGAGGATTAGGAACTCCGTCCGCATCTTCGGGGAGGCGCTCGGCACCTACGGCAACGGCGTGGGCAACCTCATCGAATCCGGCAAGTGGGACGAGACCAAGGACCTGGCCGACGTGTACGCCGACCTGAGCAGCTACGGATACTCCAAGGGCAGCTTCGGCGTCCCGATGAAGAAGGAGTTCGTGAAAAGGTTCAGCAGGGTCACCGCCACGATAAAGAACGCCCCGTCCCGCGAATTCGACATCCTGGACATCGACGATGTGTGGCAGTACCTCGGAGGCATGAACGCCTTCGTCCGCGCCTACGGTCAGAAGGACTTCGTCAGTTACATGGGGGACAACTCGGACCCCAAGAAAACGAAGATCAGGGGGACCCAGGAGGAACTCCGTTTCCTGTTCCGCAGCAAGGTCACCAACCCGAAGTTCAACAACGGCCTGATGGAGCACGGCTACCGCGGCGCGTCAGAGATGGCGAAGATCACGGAATACACCATGGCCTGGGGAGCGACCTCGGGCATCGCCGAGGACTGGATGTACGACACCCTGGTGGACACCTACCTCAAGGACGAGAAGGTCCTGGAGTGGATGGACGACGTGAACCCCTATGCGGTCATGAACATCCTCAATACCCTGCACGAGGCCATCGACAGGGGGCTGTGGAACGCTTCCGACGAGTACAGGGAGTTCCTGAAGGACCTGTTCATCAAGACCGAGGAGAGGATCGAGGAGTTCACCGACCGCTGA
- a CDS encoding ABC-type multidrug transport system, ATPase and permease components: MTILRFMKKSHWLLIAAMAVFVSLQVWFDLEIPGYMTKITVLLNNGSDTSSIMNEGIAMIGCSIGSVICSIAAGGVAAYVAAEFAKALRREQFRKVQSFSPQEMGRFDIYSLITRSTNDVIQIQQAVASTSQLVVKVPVMIYIALGKVATGSWEWTEVTIVGLAAIVVVQIFMLCYVIPRYRRVQKYTDGMNRTVREGLTGVRVIRAFNAEEYQNSKIDGANTELTENNLYASRLLAFTRPFNGVVQNMLTVAIYVLGAQIILAAASPDDGLTTFSNMVVFSSYILYVVSSFILLAHVAMGLPRAIVCAHRISEVIDTPLSVIGGDVEGGDPADVCISFEDVSFTYPESPNSTLEGISFQVRRGETVAVTGQTGTGKTTLMNLVPRLYDATSGSVKVNGVDVKDYDIGYLRSMIGYATQRPMLFSGTLAFNIGYGKENCTEEEMLHASRVACLNEYLEQHEGLETVVQQRGANLSGGQKQRVSIARAVCKKPEIYIFDDTFSALDFKTDALVRRNLDRETSGSTTLIVSQRIGTIRNADRIVVISDGRIVGEGKHSELVRDCPIYREMASIQDCLEVEP; encoded by the coding sequence ATGACCATCCTCAGATTCATGAAGAAATCGCATTGGCTGCTGATAGCAGCCATGGCGGTCTTCGTTTCGTTGCAGGTCTGGTTCGATCTAGAGATCCCCGGATACATGACGAAGATCACCGTCCTCCTGAACAACGGCAGCGACACCTCGAGCATCATGAACGAGGGCATCGCGATGATCGGCTGCTCCATCGGCAGCGTCATCTGTTCCATAGCCGCCGGAGGTGTGGCCGCATACGTGGCGGCGGAGTTCGCCAAGGCCCTCCGCAGGGAGCAGTTCCGCAAGGTCCAGTCGTTTTCACCACAGGAGATGGGCAGGTTCGACATATACAGCCTCATCACACGCTCCACCAACGACGTCATCCAGATCCAGCAGGCGGTGGCAAGCACCTCGCAGCTTGTCGTGAAAGTCCCGGTGATGATCTATATCGCCCTCGGGAAGGTCGCCACAGGAAGCTGGGAGTGGACCGAGGTCACCATCGTGGGACTGGCGGCCATCGTGGTTGTCCAGATCTTCATGCTGTGCTACGTCATCCCCCGTTACCGCAGGGTCCAGAAGTACACCGACGGAATGAACCGCACCGTCCGCGAGGGACTCACCGGGGTCAGGGTCATCCGCGCCTTCAACGCCGAGGAGTACCAGAACTCGAAGATCGACGGCGCGAACACAGAACTCACCGAGAACAACCTGTACGCATCCCGTCTCCTGGCTTTCACCCGTCCGTTCAACGGCGTGGTGCAGAACATGCTGACCGTGGCGATCTACGTCCTCGGTGCCCAGATAATCCTTGCCGCCGCATCCCCGGACGATGGCCTGACCACGTTCTCCAACATGGTCGTGTTCTCCTCATACATCCTGTACGTGGTCTCATCATTCATCCTTCTGGCACATGTCGCGATGGGGCTTCCCCGCGCAATCGTGTGCGCCCACCGTATCAGCGAGGTAATAGACACCCCTCTGAGCGTCATCGGCGGGGATGTGGAGGGTGGCGATCCTGCCGACGTCTGCATCTCGTTCGAGGATGTCTCCTTCACCTATCCCGAGAGCCCCAACAGCACTCTGGAGGGCATCTCGTTCCAGGTCCGCAGGGGCGAGACCGTCGCCGTCACCGGACAGACAGGTACCGGGAAGACCACGCTGATGAACCTGGTCCCCCGCCTCTACGATGCGACGTCCGGGTCCGTGAAGGTCAACGGCGTCGACGTGAAGGATTACGACATCGGGTATCTCCGTTCCATGATCGGCTACGCCACCCAGCGCCCGATGCTGTTCTCTGGGACCCTCGCTTTCAACATCGGATACGGGAAGGAGAACTGCACCGAGGAAGAGATGCTCCACGCATCCCGCGTGGCCTGCCTGAACGAATACCTCGAACAGCACGAGGGACTCGAAACCGTCGTCCAGCAGCGCGGTGCGAACCTGTCCGGCGGTCAGAAGCAGAGAGTGTCCATCGCCCGTGCCGTGTGCAAGAAACCCGAGATCTACATCTTCGACGACACGTTCTCAGCCCTGGACTTCAAGACGGATGCCCTTGTCAGGAGGAACCTCGACAGGGAGACATCCGGTTCCACCACGCTGATCGTCTCCCAGAGGATCGGCACCATCCGCAATGCGGACAGGATAGTCGTCATCTCCGACGGCCGGATAGTCGGGGAAGGGAAGCATTCGGAACTCGTCAGGGACTGCCCCATCTACAGGGAGATGGCCTCCATACAGGACTGCCTGGAGGTGGAACCGTGA
- a CDS encoding Nitrogenase molybdenum-iron protein, alpha and beta chains, with product MKHARPDGFYGSMLAAESVIDGMTILHGPGGCRGLASSIASRYVPREFKTVEGDFFFHRSRLPCSYVDADDYIYGSSKKIGMILDLLKSEDTKFAVVLESPGASLIGDKLQDEVIASGMSDKVAILGKCLMSETFGRGYDAVLCLMARKLVRKAEKVPKRVNLVGLPYVFKGCYSLVKELHRLLSMMGLEVIADIGTACTLDQFRESSKAVVNVCVCPEYFSETGTYYENELGIPTVRGPMGAPVGYDALRAWIQAVAEATSCDPSPALSFIGEDEAEVKRFVSAALGIGEASQYRGFSVLAEPSVALPLVRLMAKDMHMTPVAVELTEHDGVYENELRSVLDRMGCPKALETEFGSCFSEVVFGPGAMVEYLAQADLCSTYFDIFIPSKDYLDIAPKSIIGLDGCRRITEKVLNTR from the coding sequence ATGAAGCACGCAAGGCCGGACGGATTCTACGGTTCCATGCTGGCGGCCGAGAGCGTCATCGACGGAATGACCATCCTCCACGGACCCGGAGGATGCCGCGGTCTGGCTTCGAGCATCGCTTCGAGATACGTCCCCCGCGAGTTCAAGACCGTCGAGGGGGACTTCTTCTTCCACAGGTCCCGTCTCCCGTGCTCCTACGTGGACGCGGACGACTATATCTACGGTTCGTCGAAGAAGATCGGGATGATCCTCGACCTCCTCAAATCCGAGGACACCAAGTTCGCGGTCGTTCTGGAATCCCCCGGGGCCTCTCTGATCGGTGACAAGCTGCAGGACGAGGTCATCGCCTCCGGGATGAGCGACAAGGTCGCGATCCTGGGGAAATGCCTGATGTCCGAGACCTTCGGCAGAGGGTACGATGCTGTTCTGTGCCTGATGGCGAGGAAGCTCGTGAGGAAGGCGGAGAAGGTACCGAAGAGGGTCAACCTGGTCGGATTGCCGTACGTCTTCAAGGGCTGTTATTCCTTGGTGAAGGAACTGCACAGGCTGCTGAGCATGATGGGCCTCGAGGTCATAGCAGATATCGGGACCGCATGCACCCTCGATCAGTTCCGCGAATCCTCGAAGGCGGTCGTCAACGTATGCGTCTGCCCGGAGTACTTCAGCGAGACTGGCACCTATTACGAGAACGAACTCGGGATACCCACGGTCCGCGGACCCATGGGCGCCCCGGTGGGATATGATGCCCTCCGTGCGTGGATACAGGCGGTAGCCGAAGCAACTTCCTGCGACCCCTCTCCCGCCCTCTCCTTCATCGGGGAGGACGAGGCCGAGGTCAAGCGCTTCGTGAGCGCCGCGCTAGGGATCGGAGAGGCCAGCCAATACCGCGGTTTCTCCGTCCTTGCGGAACCATCCGTCGCACTCCCGCTGGTACGTCTCATGGCGAAGGACATGCATATGACCCCGGTCGCCGTGGAACTGACCGAGCACGACGGGGTCTATGAGAACGAGCTGAGGTCCGTTCTGGACCGTATGGGCTGCCCGAAGGCCTTGGAGACGGAGTTCGGAAGCTGCTTCAGCGAGGTCGTATTCGGACCCGGGGCCATGGTGGAGTACCTTGCACAGGCCGACCTGTGCAGTACGTACTTCGACATCTTCATCCCCAGCAAGGACTACCTCGACATCGCGCCCAAGTCGATCATCGGACTGGACGGCTGCCGCAGAATCACCGAGAAAGTGCTCAACACCCGCTGA
- a CDS encoding putative gamma-carboxymuconolactone decarboxylase subunit -like protein — translation MEERAKRYLDEVKKEYGYVPVTNQVLSCRPDIFVPSFDFGKSVFEGKSSFDPKMRHLLGLAAAAALGGEYCMKAQMKDAKDLGATEDEVIEVLEIAAYMCMTRSQSYSFREFAEQYGKEIKEIRDQ, via the coding sequence ATGGAGGAGCGCGCGAAACGTTACCTCGACGAGGTGAAGAAGGAGTACGGCTACGTCCCGGTGACCAACCAGGTCCTCTCCTGCCGCCCGGACATTTTCGTCCCCTCCTTCGACTTCGGGAAATCCGTGTTCGAGGGGAAATCCTCGTTCGACCCCAAGATGCGCCATCTGTTGGGCCTCGCAGCCGCTGCCGCCCTCGGGGGAGAATACTGCATGAAGGCCCAGATGAAGGACGCCAAGGATCTCGGTGCCACCGAGGACGAGGTCATAGAGGTCCTCGAGATCGCCGCATACATGTGCATGACCCGCTCCCAGTCATACAGTTTCCGTGAGTTCGCCGAACAATACGGCAAAGAAATCAAGGAAATCAGGGACCAATGA
- a CDS encoding Nitrogenase subunit NifH (ATPase), with protein sequence MKQIAIYGKGGIGKSTVSANISYQLSKKGFKVAQVGCDPKHDSTRLLLNGKSQTTVLDHINSGSEDIGDTVSIGKNGVVCIETGGPEPGVGCAGRGILTAFNFIENNNVVDKDTDIILYDVLGDVVCGGFAVPLRRKYADAVFIVTSGEFMSLYAANNVLKGIRNFDNDKSRVAGLILNCRGNEGEYEYVKNFADAVGLPIVARIPRSRKFYEAESEGVTVSEKYPDSEEYSAIGQIVSIIQGINDASGKLYPAVPLNDDDLDCVAKGIPVVRDSCRTLPARKLALNERDALRGCGAALAVGYCMTIYDADVVVHAPKSCHYFFTSGCDSGLVYLNKSKKIRNVSNRIFCTDLTDYSSIFGGAKELGSIIESRIAAGTKTVFVVTTCVPGIIGDDVGGICRRIQEKHPGTFIVPVEVDGILSGGYMQAREVTIRSICKVVDRSVKPEKGAVNLIGYYESIDKAIRSADDTDRILEGLGLRVNCKAFDENTFDEIRNLRKGGLNLMAGFSVSNRMTCQQLEKELGIPWYPDPMPVGLAESKDWIESFGKHMGVPDGVRSDLIASLSEDFEGFREEYGGRFKGLRAVLYVPSATNINWLFEIMEVLGAEITDIFCPINSRWNLSDEIHFENSGIHIESNVDFDMLLERLERIRPDMVLGSSQMLSRLEYPHFNFGTPHPGVRPAMECGKRIVRMMEVSRI encoded by the coding sequence ATGAAGCAGATCGCAATTTACGGAAAGGGAGGGATTGGGAAATCCACCGTTTCGGCCAACATCTCGTACCAGCTGTCCAAGAAGGGTTTCAAGGTCGCCCAGGTAGGTTGTGACCCCAAGCACGATTCCACCCGTCTGCTTCTCAACGGAAAGAGCCAGACCACCGTTTTGGATCACATCAACTCAGGTTCCGAGGATATCGGAGACACCGTTTCCATCGGGAAGAACGGGGTGGTGTGCATCGAGACCGGAGGTCCAGAACCCGGGGTCGGATGTGCGGGGAGGGGCATACTTACGGCCTTCAACTTCATCGAGAACAACAACGTGGTCGATAAGGACACGGACATAATCCTCTACGACGTCCTCGGTGACGTGGTCTGCGGGGGCTTCGCGGTACCTCTCCGCCGCAAGTATGCCGACGCGGTATTCATCGTGACCTCCGGCGAGTTCATGTCCCTCTATGCCGCCAACAACGTCCTCAAGGGAATTCGCAACTTCGACAACGACAAGAGCCGCGTCGCGGGACTGATCCTCAACTGCAGGGGCAACGAGGGCGAGTACGAGTATGTCAAGAACTTCGCCGATGCCGTCGGTCTTCCGATTGTAGCAAGGATCCCCCGTTCGAGAAAGTTCTACGAGGCGGAATCCGAAGGGGTCACCGTATCCGAGAAATATCCGGATTCCGAGGAGTACTCCGCCATCGGTCAGATCGTCTCGATCATCCAAGGGATCAACGACGCTTCCGGTAAGCTCTATCCGGCCGTTCCGCTGAACGACGACGACCTCGATTGCGTTGCCAAGGGCATACCGGTGGTACGAGATTCCTGCAGGACCTTGCCGGCACGCAAGCTCGCCCTCAACGAGAGGGACGCCCTTAGGGGATGCGGAGCCGCTCTTGCCGTCGGTTACTGCATGACCATCTACGATGCCGATGTCGTGGTCCATGCACCCAAGAGCTGCCATTACTTCTTCACTTCCGGCTGCGACAGCGGCCTGGTCTATCTCAACAAATCCAAGAAGATCAGGAACGTCTCCAACCGTATATTCTGCACCGACCTCACGGATTATTCATCCATCTTCGGAGGCGCGAAGGAGCTCGGCAGCATCATCGAATCGCGCATCGCCGCGGGCACGAAGACGGTGTTCGTGGTCACCACCTGCGTACCCGGGATCATAGGCGACGATGTGGGCGGCATATGCAGGCGCATACAGGAAAAGCATCCCGGCACCTTCATCGTTCCCGTGGAGGTGGACGGTATCCTCAGCGGAGGGTACATGCAGGCCAGGGAGGTCACGATCAGGAGCATCTGCAAGGTGGTCGACAGGTCGGTCAAACCGGAGAAGGGCGCCGTCAATCTGATCGGATATTACGAATCCATCGACAAGGCGATTAGATCCGCCGACGATACCGACCGCATCCTGGAAGGTCTGGGGCTTAGGGTCAACTGCAAAGCGTTCGATGAGAACACCTTCGACGAGATCCGCAATCTGCGTAAGGGAGGACTCAATCTCATGGCGGGATTCAGCGTGAGCAACCGCATGACGTGCCAGCAGCTCGAAAAGGAGCTGGGCATCCCTTGGTATCCGGATCCCATGCCCGTGGGTCTGGCAGAGTCCAAGGATTGGATAGAGTCCTTCGGAAAGCACATGGGCGTGCCGGATGGGGTCCGTTCAGACCTCATCGCCTCCCTTTCGGAGGATTTCGAGGGATTTAGAGAGGAGTACGGAGGACGCTTCAAGGGTCTCCGTGCGGTACTGTACGTGCCTTCCGCCACCAACATCAATTGGCTTTTCGAGATCATGGAGGTCCTCGGTGCCGAGATAACGGACATATTCTGCCCCATCAACAGCCGCTGGAACCTCTCCGACGAGATCCACTTCGAGAACAGCGGCATCCATATCGAGAGCAACGTCGACTTTGACATGCTCCTGGAGAGGCTGGAGAGGATCAGACCGGACATGGTCCTCGGTTCCAGCCAGATGCTCAGCCGCCTGGAGTATCCTCACTTCAACTTCGGCACCCCGCACCCCGGCGTGAGGCCGGCGATGGAATGCGGGAAACGCATCGTCCGCATGATGGAGGTGAGCCGCATATGA
- a CDS encoding ABC-type multidrug transport system, ATPase and permease components translates to MKKMEDRKGKPENLGETWMKVFRYIKRYKYMFVAAAALSAISSFLSLLGPYFLSDMTDLIQEGLTSEMDYGGVKHLAIILASVYLISGLINFGENYMMATVSQRSAQMFRYDISRKINRIPLHYFDKSSKGDIMSRVTNDVDVLGTSMNQCIGSLVTSITVLSGTFVLMLIMNIPLTLLSLAIAVTGFAAIKTVAKKTQKYFRSQQKNLGAMNGLIEEQYTGHAVVSLYAGQREAMERFTAINEELRHSAFKSSFLGGISFHVSGLISNAGYVLICVTGAALYLDGRISFGVIIAFMIYVKLFTGAFSQISSAIVKMQSVAAAAERVFKFLDYEEMPEEQDADLPLPVKGHVEFRNVCFGYDPGKEIIHDFSADIKPGQMVAIVGPTGAGKTTLINLLMRFYEVDSGDILIDGRSVRSMSREQVRRMFGMVLQDSWVFEGTVRENIVFNRENVSDSKLDEVCQAVGLNHFISALPEGYDTLMKSDESVSAGQRQQIAIARAMISDPPMMILDEATSSVDPLTEKMIQNAARNMIAGRTSFVIAHRLSTIVDADVIMVVKDGAIAEVGKHDELLAGNGPYRELFRSQFEIEPD, encoded by the coding sequence GTGAAGAAGATGGAGGACCGGAAGGGCAAGCCCGAGAACCTCGGGGAGACCTGGATGAAGGTCTTCCGCTACATCAAGAGATACAAGTACATGTTCGTCGCCGCGGCGGCCCTGTCGGCGATCTCCTCGTTCCTGTCGCTCCTCGGACCCTACTTCCTCAGCGACATGACCGACCTCATCCAGGAGGGTCTGACCTCCGAGATGGACTACGGCGGCGTAAAGCACCTAGCCATCATCCTCGCCTCCGTCTATCTCATCAGCGGACTAATCAACTTCGGCGAGAACTACATGATGGCCACGGTCTCCCAGCGTTCCGCCCAGATGTTCCGTTACGACATCTCCAGGAAGATCAACCGCATCCCCCTGCACTACTTCGACAAATCCTCGAAAGGGGACATCATGAGCAGGGTGACCAACGACGTCGACGTGCTGGGAACATCGATGAACCAATGCATCGGTTCGCTTGTCACCTCCATCACCGTCCTGTCGGGAACGTTCGTCCTGATGCTGATCATGAACATCCCGCTCACCCTCCTCTCGTTGGCCATAGCGGTGACCGGATTCGCGGCAATCAAGACCGTCGCGAAGAAGACCCAGAAGTACTTCCGCTCCCAGCAGAAGAACCTCGGTGCGATGAACGGTCTCATCGAGGAGCAGTACACGGGTCATGCCGTCGTATCCCTGTATGCCGGGCAGAGGGAGGCCATGGAGAGGTTCACGGCCATCAACGAGGAGCTGAGGCACTCGGCGTTCAAGTCGTCGTTCCTTGGAGGCATCTCCTTCCACGTCAGCGGACTCATCAGCAACGCCGGATACGTCCTGATCTGCGTCACCGGTGCCGCACTCTACCTAGACGGGCGCATCAGCTTCGGGGTCATCATCGCGTTCATGATCTACGTCAAGCTCTTCACCGGCGCCTTCTCGCAGATCTCCTCGGCCATCGTGAAGATGCAGTCCGTAGCCGCGGCCGCGGAACGCGTGTTCAAGTTCCTGGACTATGAGGAGATGCCCGAGGAGCAGGATGCGGACCTGCCTCTCCCCGTGAAGGGACACGTGGAGTTCAGGAACGTCTGCTTCGGATACGACCCCGGCAAGGAGATCATCCACGACTTCTCCGCGGACATCAAGCCCGGGCAGATGGTCGCCATCGTCGGCCCCACCGGTGCCGGGAAGACCACCCTGATCAACCTCCTCATGAGGTTCTACGAGGTGGATTCCGGGGACATCCTGATCGACGGAAGGTCCGTGCGCTCCATGAGCCGCGAGCAGGTCCGCAGGATGTTCGGCATGGTCCTGCAGGATTCGTGGGTGTTCGAGGGGACCGTCAGGGAGAACATCGTGTTCAACCGCGAGAACGTCAGCGATTCAAAGCTGGACGAGGTGTGCCAGGCGGTCGGATTGAACCACTTCATATCCGCTCTGCCGGAGGGTTACGACACCCTCATGAAGAGCGACGAGTCGGTGTCTGCGGGACAGAGGCAGCAGATCGCCATCGCCCGCGCGATGATCTCCGACCCGCCCATGATGATCCTCGACGAGGCCACCAGTTCCGTCGACCCCCTGACCGAGAAGATGATCCAGAACGCGGCCAGGAACATGATCGCCGGGCGTACTTCCTTCGTGATCGCCCACCGCCTCTCCACGATCGTGGACGCGGACGTGATCATGGTCGTCAAAGACGGAGCCATAGCGGAGGTCGGAAAACACGACGAACTCCTGGCCGGGAACGGTCCGTACAGGGAGCTCTTCAGAAGCCAGTTCGAGATCGAGCCGGATTGA